CCCAGAATCAGCAGCGAAACGTAGGGAAACTGCTTGGTGGGATGCAGGCGCCCGAAGATGGGTAGAAACTCGCCATCGGCAGCGGCGGCGTACGGAATGCGCGAGTACCCCAGCAGTACGGCAAACAGGGAAGCAAACGCTACCCACAGCACCAAAGCCGTGGCCGCTTTGGCCGCCATGGCCCCGTACAGCCGCTCCACAAACGTGCTGACGATAAACTCCGAATGCTGCGCCTCCTGCCAGGGAATAACGGTGCCCACGCTCCAGTTCAGCAGCAGATACAGCGCCGTAATGCCCAGAATGCTGAGGAAGATGCTGCGCGGTATCAGCTTGTGCGGCTCGCGCACCTCGCCGCCCAGGTGGCACACGTTGTAGTAGCCCAGGTAGCTGTAAATGGTTTTCACGGCCGCCTGCCCCATAGCCGCCGAGAGCAGCAAACCCGGCACCGCCGACCACCCTCCGGCCGGCAGCCAGGCCACCGGATGCGTGGCGTGCGTGAGGCCGCCAAAAATCAGCCAGGCCATCAGGCCCAGCACGCCCACCCACAACAGCACGCCCAGGCGGCCAATATCCTCAATGCGGCGGTAGAGCAGCAGCACCAGCAGCAGTACCACCGTGCCGCTCACCAGCTTGGGCTGCCACCAGGCCGTGAGCGGCACCAAATAGCCGAAATACTGCGCAAAGCCAATGGCACCGGAGGCCAGCACCAGCGGGGCCTGCACCAGGGTTTGCCACACATATAGGAACGACATGAGCCGACCCCATTTATGCTCGCCATAAGCTAGCTTCAGAAACCGGTAGGAGCCGCCGGCTTCCGGGTAGGCAGCGCCCAGCTCACTCCAGATCAGGCCATCTACCACGGCCAGCCCGGCCCCTACCAGCCAGGCCAGCAAAAAGTAGGGCCCCATCAGGCCCATCACCAGCGGCAGCGTAACAAAAGGGCCAATGCCCACCATGTCAATCATGTTGAGGGCAGTGGCTTGCACCAGGCCCAGGCGGCGGCTTAAGGTAGGAACGGGGGGTAACGGTGCTGACATAGAAAAGCAAAAGTGGGCTAAAGGTGCATTATTCCGCGGCATCTTCTAACTCCGGCCCGGCCGGTGCGTACCAGTGAACACAAACCTTGGTGAAATGGCCGGAAATTCTTCTTCCAGACTTGTCGTGTATGGGGCCATTGGGGCCAATATGGCCATTGCGCTTTCCAAATTTATAGCGGCCTTTTTCACCGGCTCCTCGGCCATGCTCTCGGAGGGTATTCACTCCCTGGTAGACAGCGGCAATGGCCTGCTGATTCTGTGGGGACTGAAGCGCAGCGAGGCCCCACCCGATGCCCGGCACCCCTTTGGGCATAGCAAGGAGCTGTACTTCTGGACGGTGATTGTGGCCGTGCTGGTGTTTTCGGTGGGTGGCGGCTTATC
The Hymenobacter sp. DG25B genome window above contains:
- a CDS encoding APC family permease, coding for MSAPLPPVPTLSRRLGLVQATALNMIDMVGIGPFVTLPLVMGLMGPYFLLAWLVGAGLAVVDGLIWSELGAAYPEAGGSYRFLKLAYGEHKWGRLMSFLYVWQTLVQAPLVLASGAIGFAQYFGYLVPLTAWWQPKLVSGTVVLLLVLLLYRRIEDIGRLGVLLWVGVLGLMAWLIFGGLTHATHPVAWLPAGGWSAVPGLLLSAAMGQAAVKTIYSYLGYYNVCHLGGEVREPHKLIPRSIFLSILGITALYLLLNWSVGTVIPWQEAQHSEFIVSTFVERLYGAMAAKAATALVLWVAFASLFAVLLGYSRIPYAAAADGEFLPIFGRLHPTKQFPYVSLLILGGLGFVFSLLFRLAEVISAILAMRILIQFVGQAIGLVLLRRRRGTTGLPFRMPLYPLPVVLAIVVWLLIFWSTGLQLIASALAVIAAGCVAFLLWSRKLQRWPFAPAVTSEKES